The following proteins come from a genomic window of Salvia hispanica cultivar TCC Black 2014 chromosome 4, UniMelb_Shisp_WGS_1.0, whole genome shotgun sequence:
- the LOC125219046 gene encoding ER membrane protein complex subunit 4-like, whose translation MDKGKSVMGSGRRWAVGFTDNSASSSSRDIPDPPGFTRASQDQDDSAVSKQKKDAEANWKAQKAWEVAQAPFKNLMMMGFMMWMAGSTVHLFSIGITFSALLQPVNALRGVGKMFEPYKDHKVDLLAPKLVFIALNVAALGLGVWKLNTLGLLPTHLSDWVSSLPPPQEVEYSGGGIPL comes from the exons atggACAAGGGGAAATCAGTGATGGGTTCGGGCCGGCGATGGGCAGTCGGATTCACGGACAATTCGGCGTCCTCGTCGTCACGTGATATTCCGGATCCACCGGGCTTCACTAGGGCTTCCCAAGATCAG GATGATTCAGCTGTGAGCAAGCAGAAGAAGGACGCTGAGGCAAATTGGAAAGCTCAG AAAGCATGGGAGGTCGCACAAGCACCCTTTAAGAATTTGATGATGATGGGATTCATGATGTGGATGGCCGGAAGCACGGTTCATCTATTCAGCATTGGCATAACATTTTCGGCTCTTCTACAGCCAGTCAACGCACTTCGTGGGGTTGGGAAAA TGTTTGAGCCATATAAGGACCACAAAGTCGACCTTCTAGCACCTAAGCTAGTATTCATCGCCCTTAATGTGGCAGCTTTAGGGCTGGGTGTCTGGAAG CTTAACACACTTGGTCTTCTTCCAACTCATTTATCGGATTGGGTTTCATCCTTGCCCCCACCACAG GAGGTTGAGTATTCTGGCGGAGGTATCCCGCTTTAA
- the LOC125219369 gene encoding uncharacterized protein LOC125219369 translates to MSSCSCYCYRPMNLYSGNSAVPSKKAVFVMSRRVGVRASMVESYGSSNFSQRMERAWLISQQPTPVACSSCDSKGHIECKWCSGTGFFIIGDNMLCQVPSRNTTCVICTGKGSACCADCKGTGFRAKWLEEPPLTK, encoded by the exons ATGTCGAGTTGTAGCTGTTATTGTTATAGACCGATGAATTTATATTCGGGAAATTCTGCTGTGCCGTCGAAAAAAGCTGTATTTGTTATGTCGAGGAGGGTTGGTGTGAGAGCTTCAATGGTGGAGTCATACGGGAGTTCTAATTTCTCGCAACGCATGGAACGTGCGTGGTTGATTTCTCAG CAACCAACGCCTGTTGCTTGTTCTTCATGCGACTCAAAGGGGCACATTGAGTGCAAATGGTGCAGTGGAACAGGGTTCTTCATCATTGGTGATAACATGTTGTGCCAAGTTCCTTCAAGAAACACCACATGTGTCATCTGCACTGGGAAG GGTTCTGCATGCTGTGCTGATTGTAAAGGGACGGGCTTTCGTGCAAAGTGGCTAGAAGAGCCTCCTCTAACAAAGTAG